One Gloeocapsopsis sp. IPPAS B-1203 DNA window includes the following coding sequences:
- a CDS encoding SgcJ/EcaC family oxidoreductase, whose amino-acid sequence MKPEEIRSRIQQAAHAWMTGNAEAFAELFVPDGEFIVPGDRWIGRAAIRQAVVDFAAAHSHVQIEIQRILIDGDSAVVEWHWQEEIAGTHNSADDAIAIDFQNGLISRWREYIDTQSCMKSTS is encoded by the coding sequence ATGAAACCAGAGGAAATCCGATCGCGCATCCAACAAGCTGCTCATGCTTGGATGACAGGTAACGCTGAAGCCTTTGCAGAGCTGTTTGTGCCAGATGGAGAATTTATTGTCCCAGGCGATCGCTGGATAGGAAGAGCAGCAATTCGGCAAGCAGTTGTTGATTTCGCCGCAGCCCATTCTCATGTCCAAATAGAGATTCAACGCATTCTCATTGATGGAGATTCAGCTGTAGTAGAATGGCACTGGCAAGAAGAGATTGCAGGAACCCACAATTCAGCTGACGATGCGATCGCAATTGATTTTCAAAATGGACTTATCAGCCGCTGGCGGGAATATATTGATACTCAAAGCTGCATGAAATCAACTAGCTGA
- the msrB gene encoding peptide-methionine (R)-S-oxide reductase MsrB, which produces MAMANHQFEIEKAEAEWRETLTPEQFRVLRQHGTERARTSPLDKQYGKGTYVCAGCNLPLFTSETKFDSGTGWPSFYAPIEGAVATSIDRTLFMTRVEVHCRRCGGHLGHVFNDGPKPTGKRYCMNGVAMKFVSA; this is translated from the coding sequence ATGGCAATGGCAAATCATCAATTTGAGATCGAAAAAGCGGAGGCAGAATGGCGCGAAACCTTGACACCAGAGCAATTTCGTGTATTACGTCAACACGGAACCGAACGGGCGAGAACGAGTCCCTTAGATAAGCAATATGGTAAAGGCACGTATGTGTGTGCTGGTTGCAACCTGCCATTATTTACATCGGAGACTAAATTTGATAGCGGTACTGGTTGGCCTAGCTTTTATGCGCCAATTGAGGGTGCGGTTGCCACAAGTATTGATAGAACATTGTTTATGACGAGAGTTGAAGTGCATTGTCGGCGCTGTGGCGGGCATTTAGGACATGTGTTTAATGATGGACCGAAACCAACTGGTAAACGTTACTGCATGAATGGCGTAGCAATGAAGTTTGTTTCTGCATAA
- a CDS encoding glucosidase gives MTTLTQEEIRLEAALKHEAHWRRWGPYLSDRQWGTVREDYSSDGAAWDYFTHDQARSRAYRWGEDGIAGISDNHQRLCFAIALWNGEDAILKERLFGLTGSEGNHGEDVKEYYFYLDNTPTHSYMKALYKYPHQAFPYTQLVAENRRRNRREPEFELLDTGIFDDNRYFDVFVEYAKQTAEDILIQIQVVNRGTAATLHVLPTLWFRNTWSWGGEEIKPILQKFDRHGLSALAAFHPTLGKRYLYCQGETELLFTENETNTERLFNFPNATYVKDGINDYIVQGRETVNRDSGTKAAACYLLNIGAGETRTIRLRLSDVPNLTSPFRTFDTTFSIRQQEADEFYQRITPCPLSEDMRHIQRQAFAGMLWSKQYYHYIVEDWLKGDLAAPPPPPDRKRARNHQWFHLYSDDILSMPDKWEYPWFAAWDLAFHAIPLATIDPDFAKYQLDVLTREWYMHPNGQIPAYEWAFGDVNPPVHAWATWRVYKIEQQIYGRSDRIFLERVFQKLMLNFTWWVNRKDVEGRNVFQGGFLGLDNIGVFDRSAVLPTGGHINQSDGTSWMGMYCLNMLAIALELAQTNCVYEDIATKFFEHFLYIADAMNHIGEMEASLWDEADGFYYDVLHLPNGQQIALKVRSLVGLIPLFAVETIEPETLEKLPGFKKRVEWFIQNRPDLTQNIACMKSEGVGDRRLLAIVYHDKLRLILQKMLDQTEFFGDYGIRAISRYHAEHPYIFNVNDTQFRVDYEPAESSSGLFGGNSNWRGPVWFPVNFLLIESLQKFHDYLGDDFQVECPTGSGEMMTLREIAAELSQRLIGIFLKNSSSDRPVYGSTQKFQTDLHWQDLILFYEYFHGDNGAGIGASHQTGWTGLVAQLIQQFGEDKENKVP, from the coding sequence ATGACAACTCTAACCCAAGAAGAAATCAGGTTAGAAGCAGCCCTGAAACACGAAGCTCACTGGCGTAGGTGGGGACCTTATTTAAGCGATCGCCAATGGGGTACAGTCCGCGAAGATTATAGCTCTGATGGTGCTGCCTGGGACTACTTTACTCACGACCAAGCGCGCTCTCGTGCGTATCGTTGGGGTGAAGATGGTATTGCAGGAATTTCTGATAACCATCAACGGCTTTGTTTTGCGATCGCCCTTTGGAATGGTGAAGATGCGATTTTGAAAGAAAGGCTTTTTGGTTTAACAGGTAGTGAAGGCAATCACGGGGAAGATGTCAAAGAATATTACTTTTATCTTGACAATACTCCGACTCATTCCTACATGAAGGCACTCTATAAATATCCGCATCAAGCATTTCCCTACACTCAATTAGTAGCAGAGAATCGACGCAGAAACCGTAGAGAACCAGAATTTGAACTACTCGATACAGGGATATTTGATGACAATCGTTACTTTGATGTCTTCGTTGAATATGCCAAACAGACCGCTGAGGATATTCTGATTCAAATTCAAGTAGTGAATAGAGGGACAGCAGCAACACTGCATGTTTTACCAACGCTTTGGTTTCGCAATACCTGGAGTTGGGGTGGAGAAGAAATTAAGCCAATATTGCAAAAGTTCGATCGTCATGGTTTGAGCGCGCTCGCGGCTTTTCATCCCACGCTAGGGAAAAGGTATCTGTACTGTCAGGGAGAAACGGAACTTTTATTTACAGAAAATGAAACAAATACTGAACGGTTATTTAATTTCCCCAATGCTACTTACGTCAAAGATGGCATTAACGACTACATCGTACAAGGTCGCGAGACAGTAAACAGAGATTCTGGTACTAAAGCTGCGGCTTGCTATTTGTTAAATATCGGTGCAGGAGAGACGAGAACGATTCGGCTGCGCTTGAGTGATGTACCCAATTTGACAAGTCCATTTAGGACATTTGATACGACCTTTTCCATCCGCCAACAAGAAGCCGATGAATTTTATCAGCGCATTACTCCTTGTCCCCTGAGTGAGGATATGCGTCACATACAGCGACAAGCATTTGCCGGAATGCTGTGGAGCAAGCAATATTACCACTATATTGTAGAAGATTGGCTCAAGGGCGATTTAGCTGCACCTCCACCTCCACCCGATCGCAAAAGAGCTAGAAATCACCAATGGTTTCACCTTTACAGCGACGATATTCTTTCCATGCCTGATAAATGGGAATATCCTTGGTTTGCAGCATGGGATCTTGCCTTTCACGCTATTCCTCTAGCCACAATCGATCCAGATTTTGCCAAGTACCAATTAGACGTGCTGACGCGAGAATGGTATATGCACCCCAACGGGCAAATTCCTGCCTATGAATGGGCATTCGGCGATGTCAACCCACCGGTTCATGCTTGGGCAACTTGGCGCGTCTACAAGATCGAACAACAGATTTATGGACGCAGCGATCGCATTTTTTTAGAGCGGGTGTTTCAGAAATTGATGCTGAATTTTACCTGGTGGGTGAACCGTAAAGATGTCGAAGGTAGAAATGTCTTTCAAGGCGGGTTTTTGGGTTTGGATAATATCGGCGTCTTTGATCGCAGTGCTGTGCTACCTACGGGCGGACACATCAATCAATCGGATGGAACGAGTTGGATGGGGATGTACTGCCTAAATATGCTCGCGATCGCTTTGGAACTAGCACAAACTAACTGTGTTTACGAAGATATCGCTACCAAATTCTTCGAGCATTTTCTCTATATTGCTGATGCTATGAACCATATTGGCGAAATGGAAGCATCGCTGTGGGATGAGGCAGATGGATTTTATTATGATGTTTTGCATTTACCTAACGGTCAGCAAATTGCCTTGAAAGTGCGATCGCTTGTCGGGCTAATTCCGCTATTTGCAGTAGAAACGATTGAGCCAGAGACACTAGAAAAACTGCCAGGCTTCAAAAAACGGGTGGAATGGTTTATTCAAAATCGCCCCGATCTTACTCAAAATATTGCTTGTATGAAATCTGAGGGAGTAGGCGATCGCCGATTGCTAGCAATTGTTTATCACGACAAGCTACGGTTAATTCTGCAAAAAATGCTAGATCAAACCGAGTTTTTCGGAGATTATGGCATTCGGGCAATTTCTCGCTACCATGCCGAACATCCCTATATTTTTAATGTGAATGATACTCAATTTCGAGTCGATTACGAACCGGCAGAATCTAGTAGTGGATTGTTTGGTGGTAATTCTAATTGGCGCGGTCCGGTTTGGTTTCCAGTCAATTTTCTTTTGATTGAATCCCTGCAAAAATTTCATGATTATCTAGGAGACGATTTTCAGGTTGAATGTCCTACGGGTTCCGGTGAAATGATGACTTTGAGGGAAATTGCCGCTGAATTATCCCAAAGGTTAATCGGCATTTTTCTGAAAAACTCATCTAGCGATCGACCTGTTTATGGCAGCACCCAAAAGTTTCAAACCGATCTCCACTGGCAAGATTTGATTTTGTTCTATGAATACTTCCACGGCGATAACGGTGCAGGAATTGGTGCTAGTCATCAAACTGGATGGACGGGTTTAGTTGCACAGCTGATCCAACAATTTGGCGAGGATAAAGAAAATAAAGTGCCCTAG
- a CDS encoding DUF1622 domain-containing protein gives MESLFEQLTANLAIGVEISAGLIIGCAATEATWRAFTLFFVRRRPDTIKEEIRLQFGRWLSLALEFELAADILRTAISPTWMQIARLGAIVVLRTVLNFFLQMEIDKATKRDRTICK, from the coding sequence ATGGAAAGTCTATTCGAGCAATTAACCGCTAATTTAGCAATTGGTGTAGAAATTAGTGCTGGGTTAATCATTGGTTGTGCTGCAACAGAAGCAACTTGGAGAGCGTTTACGCTATTTTTTGTGCGGCGACGACCTGATACTATAAAAGAAGAAATTCGATTGCAGTTTGGAAGATGGCTATCGCTCGCATTGGAATTTGAACTAGCAGCAGATATTCTCCGTACTGCCATTTCACCTACATGGATGCAGATCGCACGACTAGGAGCAATCGTTGTTTTGCGGACAGTTTTGAACTTTTTTCTCCAAATGGAAATTGATAAAGCTACAAAGCGCGATCGCACCATTTGCAAATGA
- a CDS encoding catalase family protein codes for MQLKKEKIELGKEYPITGEIAGIKEIEQISIDALKQSFPDNIRPVLRDAHPKHHGCVRAEFVIHDDIPQELKIGIFKQPRTFTAGIRFSNNKVQDDTKKDVRGMAIKLFGVEGEKLLEQQKDEKTQDLLLINHPVFFIKNVQDYVEFFRARQDAKGNLPLKFFFLNPNPFKWHLREFIIGMVMLNKKVSSPLAIQYWSSTPYKLGDRAIKFTAIPSSKNPTPSVAQTPNYLREAMIEHLNHQDASFDFLIQLQTDAKKMPIEDPTIEWKSPFQKVATIKIPRQQFDSPQQMEFCEHLSFTPWHSLPEHQPLGGVNRARKQVYEALSELRHNLNNVVVKEPTEEDFCKLFGRMPSDKRGVRGEG; via the coding sequence ATGCAGCTTAAAAAAGAAAAAATTGAACTTGGCAAAGAGTATCCTATTACAGGAGAAATTGCAGGTATCAAAGAAATTGAGCAAATTAGTATCGATGCCCTGAAGCAAAGTTTCCCAGATAATATTAGACCTGTTTTACGCGATGCTCATCCTAAACATCATGGCTGTGTTAGAGCAGAATTCGTTATTCATGATGATATTCCCCAAGAACTAAAAATTGGCATTTTCAAACAGCCTCGCACTTTCACCGCTGGAATTCGCTTTTCTAATAATAAAGTGCAGGATGATACTAAAAAAGATGTTCGAGGAATGGCAATTAAGCTCTTTGGAGTAGAAGGCGAAAAACTCTTAGAGCAACAAAAAGATGAGAAGACTCAAGATTTACTCTTAATTAATCATCCAGTCTTTTTTATCAAAAATGTGCAAGATTATGTTGAATTCTTTAGAGCAAGACAAGACGCAAAAGGGAATTTACCGCTCAAGTTCTTCTTTCTCAATCCGAATCCGTTTAAATGGCACTTGCGAGAATTTATTATTGGTATGGTCATGCTCAACAAAAAAGTGAGTAGTCCTTTAGCCATTCAATATTGGAGTAGTACACCTTATAAACTAGGCGATCGCGCGATCAAATTCACTGCAATACCGAGTTCCAAGAATCCTACACCATCAGTTGCTCAAACACCAAACTACCTGCGTGAAGCAATGATTGAGCATCTGAATCATCAAGATGCAAGCTTTGATTTCTTAATTCAGTTGCAAACAGATGCAAAGAAAATGCCCATTGAAGACCCTACAATTGAATGGAAATCACCATTTCAGAAGGTAGCTACTATCAAAATTCCTCGTCAGCAATTTGATTCTCCACAACAGATGGAATTCTGCGAACATTTATCTTTTACTCCTTGGCATTCTTTACCAGAACATCAACCTTTAGGCGGAGTTAATCGGGCACGGAAGCAGGTATACGAAGCGCTTTCGGAATTACGCCACAATTTGAATAATGTCGTTGTTAAAGAACCAACAGAAGAGGATTTTTGCAAACTGTTTGGTAGAATGCCTTCCGACAAAAGAGGAGTGAGAGGTGAGGGGTAA
- the purU gene encoding formyltetrahydrofolate deformylase: protein MNPTATLLISCPDQKGLVAKIANFIYANGGNIIHADQHTDFAAGLFLTRIEWQLDEFNLPREFIAPAFSAIAQPLQAHWQLHFSDTIPRIAIWVSKQDHCLFDLIWRQKAKEFTAEIPVIISNHPDLKEVAEQFSIDFHHIPITKENKSTQEAQQLKLLQEYKIDLVVLAKYMQIVSTEFISHFPKIINIHHSFLPAFVGASPYHQAYKRGVKIIGATAHYVTPELDAGPIIEQDVARVSHRDDVADLIRKGKDLERVVLARAVRSHLQNRVLVYGNRTVIFE, encoded by the coding sequence ATGAACCCTACTGCAACTTTACTGATTTCCTGTCCCGATCAAAAAGGTTTAGTCGCCAAAATTGCTAACTTTATCTACGCCAATGGCGGTAATATCATTCATGCCGATCAGCATACAGATTTTGCTGCAGGCTTATTTTTAACGCGCATTGAATGGCAACTTGATGAATTTAATTTACCACGGGAATTCATTGCACCAGCATTTAGTGCGATCGCCCAACCATTACAAGCACATTGGCAATTACACTTTTCTGATACTATCCCGCGTATTGCAATTTGGGTAAGCAAGCAAGATCATTGTTTATTTGACTTAATTTGGCGACAAAAAGCGAAAGAATTTACTGCTGAAATTCCAGTAATTATTAGTAATCATCCTGATTTAAAAGAAGTTGCAGAACAATTTAGTATCGATTTTCATCATATTCCAATTACAAAAGAAAATAAATCTACTCAAGAAGCACAACAACTCAAACTGTTACAAGAATATAAAATTGATTTAGTCGTTCTGGCAAAATATATGCAAATTGTCAGTACAGAATTTATTAGTCATTTTCCTAAAATTATTAATATTCATCATTCGTTTCTCCCAGCTTTTGTCGGTGCAAGTCCTTATCATCAAGCTTATAAACGAGGAGTGAAAATTATCGGTGCTACAGCTCATTATGTTACACCTGAACTAGACGCAGGACCCATTATTGAGCAAGATGTGGCGCGAGTTAGTCACCGCGATGATGTAGCTGATTTGATCCGTAAAGGAAAAGATTTAGAACGTGTAGTGTTAGCAAGAGCAGTGCGATCGCATTTACAAAATCGTGTTTTAGTTTACGGAAATCGTACAGTGATATTTGAATAG
- a CDS encoding DUF4340 domain-containing protein, with product MKLQRTTLILLLLALGLGGFVYFYEIRGATQRQEAEVREQQIFAFTQEQVQTLNIQTQGQTLNFERENGQWVMTSPQKTPASNASISYLLDLLVQGRSDRTIQVPANQLVDYGLAEPQATVTVTLNNQQTHQLNLGNADFSGNSLYAQADPGNNPSGNVDLLLVSADFQNAVNRDLAEWRIENDTPDADNPTPPTPTPASPSPSP from the coding sequence ATGAAGTTACAGCGTACCACTTTGATTTTGCTACTTTTAGCACTAGGGTTAGGAGGATTTGTTTATTTCTATGAAATCCGAGGTGCGACTCAGCGACAAGAAGCGGAAGTCAGAGAACAGCAAATTTTTGCGTTTACTCAAGAACAAGTACAAACATTAAATATTCAAACACAAGGACAAACATTAAACTTTGAGCGGGAGAATGGACAATGGGTGATGACGTCTCCGCAAAAGACTCCCGCAAGTAATGCGTCAATTTCTTATTTACTCGATTTACTCGTACAAGGAAGAAGCGATCGCACAATTCAAGTTCCTGCAAATCAACTTGTAGACTATGGTTTAGCCGAGCCACAAGCAACTGTTACAGTCACGCTCAATAACCAGCAAACACATCAGTTGAATCTAGGCAATGCTGATTTTAGTGGCAACTCTTTATATGCTCAAGCTGATCCTGGAAATAACCCTAGCGGTAATGTAGATTTACTCTTGGTGTCTGCAGATTTTCAAAATGCAGTCAATCGCGATTTAGCAGAATGGAGAATTGAAAACGATACACCAGATGCTGATAATCCTACACCACCAACACCTACTCCGGCTAGCCCATCTCCTTCTCCATGA
- a CDS encoding Gldg family protein has protein sequence MKSVARRNYKYWKYLFWLGPVLFVAGLTAGLVSNDWEPVPLGLLIAGVVITGLWLIFSANQNRWWSRRSTQAGTNALIATLSVLALLGLINFLAVRYPVRRDFTEAQLFTLAPQSQQLVRNLSQPVNVWIFDRNQDQQDRELLENYRRQNPLFSFEYVDPQVQRGLAEKFGVKQFGEVYLEAGQQRRLVQVVNNEQRLSEVRLTNSIQQVLSDRTAKVYFLQGHGELPITAEQGGLSQALTALGDRSYTTEPLNLIQNPTIPQDATMIVVASPKQALFPPEVKALTDYLNGGGSLLLMIDPNTNPGLDSLLKSWGVTLDDRIVIDPAGASIGFGPAVPVVDTYGEHPITQDFNNGISFYSEARSLELSEVAGVQATPLLITSPQTWAESNLQGDQLQFNPETDVQGSLTIGAALSRQVNNQGSQEARLVIFGDSNFAVDGLFEQQLNGDVFLNSVGWLSKQDEETLSIRPREPRNRRINLAAQQANVLGLTALLLIPLIGFASAVFLWWRRR, from the coding sequence TTGTCATCACTGGCTTATGGCTGATATTTAGTGCTAACCAAAACCGCTGGTGGAGTCGGCGATCAACTCAAGCGGGAACTAATGCACTTATTGCCACTCTATCTGTATTGGCACTTTTAGGGTTAATTAACTTCTTAGCGGTGCGTTATCCAGTGCGACGAGACTTTACTGAAGCACAGCTATTTACCTTAGCACCACAATCACAGCAACTCGTGCGGAATTTATCGCAACCTGTGAACGTGTGGATTTTTGACCGCAATCAAGATCAACAAGATCGCGAATTATTAGAGAATTATCGTCGGCAAAATCCTCTATTTAGCTTTGAGTATGTCGATCCGCAAGTTCAACGAGGATTAGCCGAAAAGTTTGGTGTCAAACAATTTGGTGAAGTTTATCTGGAAGCAGGACAACAGCGGCGATTAGTGCAAGTTGTGAATAATGAGCAACGATTGTCGGAAGTTCGTTTAACAAATAGCATTCAGCAAGTTTTGAGCGATCGCACTGCGAAAGTTTACTTTCTTCAAGGTCACGGCGAACTTCCAATTACGGCTGAACAAGGCGGACTCTCACAAGCACTCACGGCGTTAGGAGATCGCAGCTACACAACCGAACCACTCAACTTAATTCAAAACCCGACAATTCCTCAAGATGCCACAATGATTGTGGTCGCAAGTCCAAAACAAGCACTATTTCCTCCAGAAGTCAAGGCTTTGACTGATTATCTTAATGGGGGTGGTAGTCTACTGTTGATGATTGACCCCAACACGAATCCAGGGCTAGATAGTTTGTTAAAATCTTGGGGCGTGACACTCGACGATCGCATTGTCATTGATCCAGCAGGCGCAAGTATTGGTTTTGGTCCAGCGGTTCCGGTGGTAGATACTTACGGCGAACATCCGATTACACAAGACTTTAATAATGGAATTTCTTTTTACAGTGAAGCGCGATCGCTAGAACTGAGTGAAGTTGCTGGAGTGCAAGCGACACCGTTATTAATCACTAGCCCGCAAACTTGGGCAGAAAGTAATTTGCAAGGCGATCAATTACAGTTTAATCCAGAAACTGATGTTCAAGGTTCCCTCACAATTGGAGCTGCACTTAGCCGCCAAGTTAACAATCAAGGGTCGCAAGAAGCAAGACTTGTTATTTTTGGTGATTCTAATTTTGCGGTAGATGGATTATTTGAACAGCAACTCAATGGCGACGTATTTCTTAACTCTGTTGGCTGGTTAAGTAAGCAAGACGAAGAAACACTCTCAATTCGCCCCAGGGAACCAAGAAACCGCCGGATTAATTTAGCCGCACAGCAAGCTAATGTTTTAGGTTTAACTGCACTACTGTTGATTCCCTTAATTGGCTTCGCCTCAGCAGTCTTCTTATGGTGGCGCAGAAGGTAG